Proteins encoded in a region of the Benincasa hispida cultivar B227 chromosome 2, ASM972705v1, whole genome shotgun sequence genome:
- the LOC120070708 gene encoding uncharacterized protein LOC120070708 isoform X1: MCPHCDEFSRDGCRKAGPIIEEKKNNGGRCLNFPRAFPQISTVSMMPESSKSNVVYRRKKLRGNSDSRLLANGTDCISLTSCDGHLGEDKEQAAASQHNHKNEIIGNPVPPFPVYNGKTQVSELESVNGCIFGEGHGSDETPNNNLQKSLEVDSINDSCSSSKSNMELVSTSVKVEVDDTGECSSSSIQVMEDMVEDISGRDLCIVILRSNGLLSSMAHAPEEESDFRSDNNCFRLCKTCGSSESVLKMLICDHCEDAFHVSCCNHRMKKVSNDEWYCNSCLKKKHKILKETISKKLANISSRNGSSKGESNSIALMLKDTEPYTTGVRIGKGFQAEVPDWSGPISDDTDATGEPLEVDPSESFLMHEESTNKPCRLSTIGNWLQCQQVIDGLGGVNGAICGKWRRAPLFEVQTDDWECFCSILWDPAHADCAVPQELETGQVLKQLKYIEMLRPRLASKRRKLDEAKSRSDVQNLTEDTEHKP; encoded by the exons ATGTGCCCCCATTGTGATGAATTCTCTCGTGATGGCTGCAGAAAAGCTGGACCAATCATagaggaaaagaagaacaaTGGTGGACGTTGCTTAAATTTTCCAAGGGCCTTTCCCCAGATATCAACTGTTAGTATGATGCCCGAAAGTTCAAAATCTAATGTAGTATATAGGAGAAAGAAACTGCGAGGCAATTCTGATTCCAGGTTGTTGGCTAATGGGACAGATTGTATATCTTTGACTAGTTGTGATGGTCATTTGGGAGAAGACAAGGAGCAAGCTGCAGCTTCTCAACATAACCACAAGAATGAAATCATTGGAAATCCTGTCCCTCCTTTTCCTGTTTACAATGGAAAAACTCAAGTTTCAGAACTAGAATCAGTCAATGGTTGTATCTTTGGGGAAGGGCATGGTTCAGACGAAACACCTAATAATAACCTGCAAAAAAGTTTGGAGGTTGACAGCATTAATGATAGCTGCTCCTCATCTAAGTCAAACATGGAACTTGTTTCAACTTCTGTGAAAGTTGAAGTGGATGACACAGGTGAGTGCTCCTCTTCTAGCATTCAAGTTATGGAGGATATGGTCGAGGATATTTCAGGAAGAGATCTATGTATCGTTATCCTTAGAAGTAATGGGCTCTTGTCTTCTATGGCTCATGCTCCTGAGGAAGAAAGTGATTTTAGAAGCGACAATAATTGTTTTCGATTGTGTAAAACTTGTGGCTCTTCAGAATCAGTCTTGAAGATGTTAATCTGTGATCATTGTGAAGATGCATTTCATGTCTCATGTTGCAATCATCGCATGAAGAAAGTGTCGAATGATGAGTGGTATTGCAATTCATGTCTGAAGAAGAAGCATAAAATTTTGAAGGAAACAATCTCAAAGAAATTGGCAAACATCTCGAGTAGAAATGGATCTTCTAAGGGTGAATCAAATTCCATAGCATTAATGTTAAAGGACACAGAACCTTATACAACTGGTGTTCGTATTGGCAAAGGTTTTCAAGCAGAAGTTCCAGATTGGTCTGGCCCGATTTCAGA TGATACTGATGCCACCGGAGAGCCATTGGAAGTGGATCCTTCAGAATCTTTTCTTATGCAT GAGGAGAGTACCAATAAACCTTGTAGATTGAGCACTATTGGAAATTGGCTTCAATGTCAACAAGTTATAGATGGACTGGGTGGTGTTAATGGAGCCATATGTGGCAAGTGGCGCAG GGCTCCTCTTTTCGAAGTCCAAACTGATGACTGGGAATGCTTCTGCTCTATCCTCTGGGATCCGGCACATGCAGATTGTGCTGTACCTCAG GAATTGGAGACGGGTCAAGTTTTAAAGCAGTTGAAGTACATTGAGATG TTGAGGCCTCGGTTAGCTTCCAAAAGACGGAAATTGGATGAGGCCAAGAGCAGAAGTGATGTGCAGAACCTTACAGAGGATACAGAACACAAACCTTGA
- the LOC120070708 gene encoding uncharacterized protein LOC120070708 isoform X2: protein MMPESSKSNVVYRRKKLRGNSDSRLLANGTDCISLTSCDGHLGEDKEQAAASQHNHKNEIIGNPVPPFPVYNGKTQVSELESVNGCIFGEGHGSDETPNNNLQKSLEVDSINDSCSSSKSNMELVSTSVKVEVDDTGECSSSSIQVMEDMVEDISGRDLCIVILRSNGLLSSMAHAPEEESDFRSDNNCFRLCKTCGSSESVLKMLICDHCEDAFHVSCCNHRMKKVSNDEWYCNSCLKKKHKILKETISKKLANISSRNGSSKGESNSIALMLKDTEPYTTGVRIGKGFQAEVPDWSGPISDDTDATGEPLEVDPSESFLMHEESTNKPCRLSTIGNWLQCQQVIDGLGGVNGAICGKWRRAPLFEVQTDDWECFCSILWDPAHADCAVPQELETGQVLKQLKYIEMLRPRLASKRRKLDEAKSRSDVQNLTEDTEHKP from the exons ATGATGCCCGAAAGTTCAAAATCTAATGTAGTATATAGGAGAAAGAAACTGCGAGGCAATTCTGATTCCAGGTTGTTGGCTAATGGGACAGATTGTATATCTTTGACTAGTTGTGATGGTCATTTGGGAGAAGACAAGGAGCAAGCTGCAGCTTCTCAACATAACCACAAGAATGAAATCATTGGAAATCCTGTCCCTCCTTTTCCTGTTTACAATGGAAAAACTCAAGTTTCAGAACTAGAATCAGTCAATGGTTGTATCTTTGGGGAAGGGCATGGTTCAGACGAAACACCTAATAATAACCTGCAAAAAAGTTTGGAGGTTGACAGCATTAATGATAGCTGCTCCTCATCTAAGTCAAACATGGAACTTGTTTCAACTTCTGTGAAAGTTGAAGTGGATGACACAGGTGAGTGCTCCTCTTCTAGCATTCAAGTTATGGAGGATATGGTCGAGGATATTTCAGGAAGAGATCTATGTATCGTTATCCTTAGAAGTAATGGGCTCTTGTCTTCTATGGCTCATGCTCCTGAGGAAGAAAGTGATTTTAGAAGCGACAATAATTGTTTTCGATTGTGTAAAACTTGTGGCTCTTCAGAATCAGTCTTGAAGATGTTAATCTGTGATCATTGTGAAGATGCATTTCATGTCTCATGTTGCAATCATCGCATGAAGAAAGTGTCGAATGATGAGTGGTATTGCAATTCATGTCTGAAGAAGAAGCATAAAATTTTGAAGGAAACAATCTCAAAGAAATTGGCAAACATCTCGAGTAGAAATGGATCTTCTAAGGGTGAATCAAATTCCATAGCATTAATGTTAAAGGACACAGAACCTTATACAACTGGTGTTCGTATTGGCAAAGGTTTTCAAGCAGAAGTTCCAGATTGGTCTGGCCCGATTTCAGA TGATACTGATGCCACCGGAGAGCCATTGGAAGTGGATCCTTCAGAATCTTTTCTTATGCAT GAGGAGAGTACCAATAAACCTTGTAGATTGAGCACTATTGGAAATTGGCTTCAATGTCAACAAGTTATAGATGGACTGGGTGGTGTTAATGGAGCCATATGTGGCAAGTGGCGCAG GGCTCCTCTTTTCGAAGTCCAAACTGATGACTGGGAATGCTTCTGCTCTATCCTCTGGGATCCGGCACATGCAGATTGTGCTGTACCTCAG GAATTGGAGACGGGTCAAGTTTTAAAGCAGTTGAAGTACATTGAGATG TTGAGGCCTCGGTTAGCTTCCAAAAGACGGAAATTGGATGAGGCCAAGAGCAGAAGTGATGTGCAGAACCTTACAGAGGATACAGAACACAAACCTTGA